AAATGCACTGATTTAACTCTGCGTAAAGATTACCTGCTTAATACAAAACACGCCTAAGAACTCCAAGTTCTTATTCTACATCTTTGAAACGCTTTCTAGGTCTTGGTAGGTGCAGGTTGATACGTTCATATACTGATCTTATTATCCTGCGTAGCATCTCCTATATGGTCCCAAGTGTGTGTTTTTCTAGAGCCAGAATAGTTGCTTCCTACCTGTATTTTCTGTCCTGCAGATTTTTACTTGCTGCTACACACATGTGGAGCCTTGGGAATCTTTCCTGCTGTGTGATACAGAGTACTGCTCATGGTGTAACTCTCTGCACCATGTCTTAAGAATGGTATGGTGAAAGTGTTGAGACAGTTTGCTGGTTGACTTAAGGATGTGTGTGGGAATGAAATTACTGACCATCTTCACCAGAAACTGTTTGCTGTATTTACACTGACCTCTCTTGCTTGGGGTTAATCTAGTGGAAAGagtcaacaaatatttttccagttagAATACAATACGGCATTGCTTTGAATAAagttttttcctctgaatattCTCATTAGACACCTTTTGAAACTTAATCTAATTAGTGGGTACTACAGAAACTTTATAGGTGTAGCCTGTGTAGAAGTGGTGAAACATATATCATAACACTATGTTAAAGGAGAATACGTAATTTGTTTAATAACAAACgaaaacaaccccaaacccaTACTTGGATCCTCagtatttaaaagagaaaactgtaTTAGTCTGGTTAAGATACTGCTTGCACGAGTGacaataattatataaaaaaaaaatcattacctACATTCTGCCAGTTCTtaaaagctttgtgttttctgtgagcTTGTGGTAAcataattttctgcttctttccttagAAGGAATTGAAACAGATAACTTCATTTCCTTCCACTGCTCTGCCAAGGACTGAGAGAAATCAGACAGAAAATTGCAAACAGGTATTTTTCTCCCTTGTGTTTTGAATATTGGTACAGGTGgtacttttttgtgtgttttacaATATTTTAGTGAAAGAAAGTATGGTTTTATGAAGGCAAAATACAGATGGCATAATTCAAAACCAAGTATAGGATAACTTTACTGTAGTTTGTTCTGTGCATGTGCAAACAGGAAAGTGTTCTAGCCTGAGagtaccttttttctttttcttttggtgtgtTTTAACTGGGTGAGGAGTAGAATGTCTGAAATGGAATATCAAACAAGTTACCGTGTACTTTGCTCATgtaaatttaaatgatttaaaggCTTTTTATTGAAAGGATTTTATGGCAGGTACTTGCCAATCTGAGCAAATCTGGGAGTGGCGTGTGTTGAGTCACCCTCAATGTAATGGAGTGTGGAAAGTggggattaaaaaaagaaaaaggtgattAGCTAAAATGGCCTGTAATGGAAttactgcatttatttgtatttaatataattattatattccTCAAAACTGAATCTTATGTATAAATACCTGCTTCCTAGAGTGACCCTCTGGCTACCCGGAGTATATCGAAAAATAATTGGTGTAGTTACCAGGCTTGCTCTGGAAAACTGGATGAATAggctttgtgtgtttgctggCACAGCTGAATTGATTACATTAGCAACAAAGAGGTTAGCCCTGAGGAAAATCTCAGCTTCAAACTTTGAAAGCTGGAACAACTTTCTGGAAGCTTCCAGTTGAATGTTTTCAGCCTTTCTGTGGAGAGCCAGCCTGAAGTCTTCCCGGTTAAACTGGGTCATTCATCGTGTTGTTAATAGCAGGAGTGCTGCAGAAGTAAACTGACATGTTCTGgcttttttatatttcaggaAAGCCAGTCACTCCATGCAGCTTTGGAGGAGCTAAATAATTCTGTAGTGGCGTACCAGAAGTTGAATGACATCAAGCTTCTAAATGTGGATTCAGCCATTGGTAACCTCAGCCGGAGGGTTACGCTGTTGGAAAACTCTCCCTTTGCTGTGAACAAACTGGACAAAAGAGACAACTTGTCTACCAGTGCGGTAAGTGCAACCATGGGTGTCTGTTAATTTCAGTTCTTTCTACACATTTACACAGTGCATTTATAGCTTTTTAAGGCCCAACTGAAGAAGTGAGAGTTAAACTTGAGAGGCTTaggatttcattaaaaaaaaaaaaaagatgaaatttgaTTATTTGATCAGAAATACATAACTTAATGACCACTTCAAAGAAAGTCCTATCTTCTTCCCTTCAGAATCTGCAGGAGAATGTCCTAAACATTCTGATGTTTAAGACTTAGTTACTTAATGGGATGGGATTCTCAAACCTCTTTAACTATGTTAGGGCAAGCCTCTCCAATGCATAGAGCATCTGTCAAGACCACTGGGTAGTTAGGTGGGCTTCTGGATTATTCAGCAGTACTTAAATGTGCtcaaaaaagcatttaaatatgtTCACAAATCTTTCCAGTCCTTTCTGAAGGCTGTTCCGAGTCCAGActcttaagaaaatgttttgtatgcTTAACAGCAAGAAACATGCTGACGTTGCTGTGGTAAATTATATAATTCACTGTCTCGATATTTATTCTAGCTTGTACTTGTCCTGTTTTCATCCTGCTTTGTGCCTGGCATATTTGAAGGAAAGGAACTTTATTatagaaaattaatataaattaaaaagaagtacGTGCGTATACTCAGCTCTCCTTCATTTTCACTCTAGGGGAATGATACAACTACCTCTCTAAAAGTGGAAAATGAAGATCAGCTAGATAATGAAACACATTCAAATAAAGAACTGAAGGTAAAGTAAGGAAACGGAAACTATACTGGGTTAGTAGACCCTgtcattgttttaaaatcatgttttaaatGAGACTTGAGAAAAGATCTGCAAGTAGGCTTATCTGATCCAGTTTCCTTTAAAAGTACAGCATGGAAGGACAGTTTACACACCCCATTTTGGGGACAGGAAGTGAATTAGGATGGAAGAAAAGTTGTGATAGTTTAAAGTTCTGTTGTTCTGAGTATGGGATAACACAGCAGAACTGCTGTAATATCCTTTCATGCAGCTGAAGTCTCTGGAAGTTCAGACCATGGTCCTGTGCAGTGAGGGACTTTGGCAGCTGGCTCAGTTTGAGTTCCCATGGTCATGCCCTCAGGAAAGTTGTCCCAGCTATTCTGGGTTCACACTCTAAATGGTGTTATGACATTTTTCCATGTGTAAAAACTTTCTTGGGCTATGTTTATCCTCAGTAAACATAGTGCATCGTAGGGGAAATCATGAAAAGGTGAGAGGAGGGAATTCGAGAAGAtagtgcagagctgtgcaggcCTGCACAGtccctgtttgttttctaatttcagAGCTGCAATCTCAGGAGCTAACAGCCAGAATCTGACTTAGAGGAACTTTGTACTAGTGAAGTTCACATATTGATGAAAGTCTTCTCTCGATAATGATCAAATAACTAACTGTGAGCAAGTTTTAACAGACTTAACTGAATGGCCAAGTTGTGGGTTAGGGATGATGGGTAGTGTTGAAGTTACTTTCCACGTTCTGGCAAGAAGGCAGATGAGTGAACTGACTACGCTGTCACATCAGGCTTGGATTGCTGTGAACTCAACCTGTAATTAGGAATTTCATCATAAGAGATCCAGACTAAAAAACGTGATGGATGACAGTGATATAGTAATTCCTACCTGAAAGTAGTCAATGCTGCAAACAAACATTTGAAACAATAATGTAATTCAATTAATGTATAAATATTCATTCCAAGTACGTTTGTTGACTTCCCATATTATCATTTGTGAGTATCTTACTCATTTgtataagaaatataaaaatgtcaCGTTCTTTCAAAATTGGCAAGTATTCTGCAGACATTTACGTTTTGGGTTGAGGTCCtgattctatttctttttatagaacACGTGAATTTACTCCTTAAATCTttccatagattttttttttgaaaatgatagTGCTTTCCAGGCTGATcaagtttttaaatgattaagTCATTCAAAAGTACTTGGATATTTTAAGTGAATTCTTGTTCTGATCTCCTGTCTATTGAAGGGGgtgctttttaagaaaattattttcaacacGTGCAGGAACCAGGAACCAGAGATTCTCAGGTATTAAAACTAAGAGAGAAGCTTCAGATGATCAGTGCTCTCACAAGCAAACCAGAAAATGACCGTCCCAATGAGGCATCAAAAAATGGTAAGAATGTTGTACAAGAGTAATCCATAAAGGTTAAGGTTCCctgtgtaattaaaataataagtaaTGAAGGTGAATAAGTTACACAGCTTTCTAAAGATTTTTGGTGAAGATGAGTTCAATCGGGCAGAAAATAGCTCTAAGACGTAGAAAATGACACATGAATACAAAAGTTTCCTTAGCAACTTTCCAACAATTGCTATTAGGGAAGTAGACAATGATACATCCCCAGAGAGGGGAGGAGATAGTAAAAGCAGCTCAGGTGGGCTGGTGCAGATTGAATTACTGAAGTTTCTTCATCGCTTTCAGAATAGGAAGTAGAAAGCGTTTGCCAACCAGTCATTCTGTGTTTGAGGTTTACAAATACATATCCACAAGTACAGCGTGAAAGGTTAAGGCTGtataactgtttaaaaataagcctTCATTCCTTCTGTTCTTCTACTTTTGGTAAAAGTGGATAGCGCTACTATatcctgaaataattttgcacTATTCTTAGCCCATATTCTTAGCATCTGTGAtgtaaaaaaatctttgaattgGTTCTGCtggatttttcctgttttgtttctgctgactAAATCTGTGGAATTAGTAAGACTAACAGAAATTGTTTTGCAACAGTTGAAAGTAGTTTGAGTACTACGGCAAAGCCCACAGACCTTTCAAGGCTGGCTTCAAGGTCAGCTGATGACAACACAGAGAAGAACGGACAGCTGAGACATCTGTCCTTGCCAGGAATTTCCAGCATGGAAGGTGTGTCCTCTCTAGGctgaccttttctttttgtaaatatttcatgtgAATGTTCAGGAGACGTTAGGTGTAGCTGGAATTATGTTAGTGTCTGGACAATCTGTGAGAAATTTGGTCAAGTTGAAAAGCTTGAAAACCACAAAGAGAAGAGAAtagcatataaaaaaaaaaaacggggaTTTAAGCAGGAGTGTGCATTAAGGTCAGTGATGTGTTCTGAGTGCCAAAGTACTGTGCCAAGTGCCCAACAGATTGGGAGAGCAGTCAAGGGCAGAGCTAGGGTGCTGAAGGAAAACGAAGTAGGTGTGAATGtgtatgttattttcttttctttttcctcttcgattctttttttttttttttttcccctttaagaGAATGCTGCCTGGTGGAATGAATGGCTTCTGGATCTCGCTGTTCAATCTCTTCAGCTACTGAAAGGGCATTGCTTTGCTTCAGGAAATGAATAGACACTTTTCCCTTTATATGATCTGTGCTGTTGGTATAGCAACAGTCATTCAGAGCTTGCTTTTGTGGAAGATAACTGCATCTCTGTGCAGTGGGTAATGGTAGAATGGGCTATTAGCTGAGGCTAGAAAtagggattttttaaaaaaagacttaatgtaatttaattcagaaatgttGATGTTCATGCTTTTTACTTCTGTATTGTCATAAGCTGTCAGTAACAGTTCAGAAGGCAAGCTGTGTATTTGGGGATGCTTTACTTAATTACTAGGTAGTAACACATAATGCAGTAAAACTGGAAGAGTAACTTACACAGTATTCCCGTGTACTTCAAAGAATTACTTCTAAATCATTGTTCTCTTTGCAGATCTTCAGAAATTGTTTGAAAAATCACCTGAAGATGCTGACGGGAAACTGTCAtttgaagatcttcaaaagctgcttgGCTCTACAGCCCAAGAGTCAGAGATCTTTAAGAAATTTGACACAGATGGAGATGAGAAATACTCATTACAAGAACTGAGATTAGCTTTAGGTATATAGGagagagatatatatatatttagaaatgtgATATTGAAGGACGCTACTGTAGCTAAAGGAAACTACGGGATATGAAAAAAACTGTCTGCACTTTCCCAGTGTTTTACTGATCTTTGGAGCAAAATTACTGTACACATTgccacctattttttttttgctttcattgaaAACAAATTACAAGTTTAGATGTCGACAGGACATAACATTGGGACTgttaaaatccagaaaattcCCACACTTGTTTAGAAGCATTTGTTGGTCATTCTTTCCGAGGGAGttcttgatttttaatttaaaatacaaaaataaaactatggttttatatttcactgaaatttgCCTTAAATTAGAGAGTTGCACTTTAtgtaaagcagaaagaaatctgtcTTGTAAAGATGGGCTTTCTCTGCTTGTAAATATTTGGAATAGAGTAAATTATGCATATTTAAGGGGAGGTTTGTGTCAGGGGCTGCGTTGATAGTAAACTTTATAATGAGAGATTTGACTGAAAGGGGTGGTTGAGAACTTCAACTAAAATTCTAGTTTTGACTAAGTGTATCCATGAATGAGTTTGGACTCAcgcagaggaaggaaggagtggTAAACTGTGCCCATCTATAGCAGGACTTATTTTTAGAGGGAAGAGttgaatgtgtttttatatCATGAGCCTACAGGAGCAATTGCCTACCAAGTGCTTGGGTTTTCACTTCAGCATTCTTTTAGCTTTGCTGTATTGCGTCCAGATTACACTTTGTGAGATGAgcctatattttttttgttttgttttttaaaaaaaagctactgAATAACAGATACCTAAGAGGTAAAAATCTACAATGCAGCCTGCTGAGTAGCACCTGAACAGTTCATACTCCTGCACCCTGTGCAGGGTGCAGTCACAGGAGTGTCAAGTCTCGATGAGTGGTCACCAGAGATCTTGTGGATGAGGTTGCCCATGCTGTGGCTTCTTCCACCTGCTGTTGGTGGGGTCACTGATGAAGAGCCCTGAGTAAGGCTCCTTGTCAGTAGGATTGTGAGTAGGTGGGAGTGGCCTGGAGTAGAACTTGTGGGTTGTTCTCTCTCTAACGTGCATGTGATTGCTTCTTGGTACCTAACTTTTGTCTCTGTCAAAAAAGGATGTATGAGGCAGGAAAGGATTGTGTAATCACATCAATGCTCTCTACTGATGAGTGCTTTTTAAATGAGGTTTCACTAGATTAGAGGAATTTAAGGGTGTGTTTATACTAGTGGATCTAAACACTAAGTGTGTTTAAAACCTTCctgaatgtaaaaaataaaaataaaataaaataaatgcagaagggATTCTTTTGCAGGCCAGGTCAGGGCCATATCAGGTGATTTTGCTGACAGTATCACTGATCTTGTTGGGAGTGTTTTTGCATGATTAGTGGATTGAAATTACCCACCTCACAGAAACATCAGTTTATGTGGAAGTCAGTTGATAACTGTTGAATTTTGTGCAACTTTGGATTGGATGTTTATAGTTTTATTAATAATTGTATTCTGGAAGTATGTATCAGTGAAGGAATGCGCAAAATGAAACCCTTTCATTCATTGCTTCGGCTTCTTTCACTGTTGCTCTTCTGTCCTATTTGGGTAATGCAGATGTGACCCGCTAAGGAGATGCTTTTGatgtgacattttaaaacacagtatttaaaaacagattaaaaccaaccaacctTGGCTTTAAGAGGACAAGAAGCTAATACCTGCTTCTTGCAGCTTCCCATACTCTTTTATACACTTATATATAATTCCTTAACCAAATAATAAAAGGAGCAATAAAATGTAACCATTCTGGTATTTTATTTGTACATAGTGTATCATAGCCATATGCCAGagtttgcaaaatatttttggaagtttGATTTGTATGAAAACTACCTTAAAATATAAGGGATTATTGCACTGCCATGTGGATCtaccagtgttttgttttgatacaGTCTGCTTTACTTTTGGAAGGCTTTTCCGCAGCAACAGTGAAATTTGTCAGCTGAGCTTGCCTTGAGAATAGCGTGTGCTGCTCCAGACACTGGTGTCTTGTGTCCACGGCCAGGGAACTGAGTCGCAATTGATGAGCGATTGGCGTTCAGGCACAGCTGTTCAGTGGTGCTGCTTAACTTGCATGTCAAGAGCATGGTCAGTTGCTAATTGCTGTAGTCACTGCAGTGTGGGATGGACTTGTGCTTTGAGTTTAATGAACCATCATCATCTGGGAGTGCAGCAGTGGCTTTTGCTCAACCTAGCCTAGTCGGCAGCTCTTCGTTACAGGCTCAGAGTGTGGTGCTGTGATCCCTTCAGGTTTTCTGCCATGCCTCCGGTCTCCATCCCGCATGCTTCTCGCTGCAGGGTTCTCTGCTCTCGTGTGTTTGTGCTGCAGAGGGCACAGAAGTCAGGGACAAAGAATATACCTGCCTGGATCTGTGCTGGCAGCGAGGAGCTGGTGGGATGTTTGTGGCTTTGTGTTGTGGTCCTGGAAGCCCCAAAACTTTTGCTCTGCCCTTGGGCAGAAAGTGCTGGAGGGACAAGGGCTGAAATCATGAGGTGATGTGATGGCAGTGGGCACGTTAGGGATAATTTAGgactcggggggggggggtgagcaGGAGGCGTGATGCTGTGTCTGATGGTCCGATGGGCTCAGGGTGCTGTGACAAGCGTGTCCCCATCCTGGCACAGGGCATGGTGTGGGATGAGGCTGGCggtgctgggggcaggctgCTCCCAGGTGAGACGCTCTGTGACGCTCGTTCTCATTTCCAGCTTGTATTCCTTCTATATTTTCGGCGACTCCTGTGTCGGGACCACTTTGTACCTTCCCTTTGCCCGGTTTCCCTGCTGTCCTGTACCCCTGTCGGAACCATGTAGCGGCTTCACCGCTCCGCGCGCGAGCTGACTGGAACCCCACACCCGTTCCCGTGTGCCGCGGCTTTCCGATTTACCTCAATAAAAGctcatcttttttgtttgtatttttttgttttaacctgCGTATCTCCTCTCCCGGCTTCGGCGGCGCTGCCCCTCAGCGGAACGCAGCGGCGCGGCATGGCGGGGCGGGCGGAGCCGTGTGGCGGGCGGGCACGAGCGGCCATGGCGGGGCCGCTGCTGCAGGCCTGGGGGCTGGGaatggggctgggcaggggggcCACCCTGAGGAGCCGAGCTGCCCTCCGACCCCTCGGGCTGCTGGCTCCCCCGAGCCGGGCTGTGGTGGGGACGGGGCCCCAGGATGGCCCCGGGGAGGCGGCGTTGGAGGAGAACCCCTTCTACGGGAAATATCGCCACAAGATCCAGGAGCTGCGCAGGTGGCTGGGATGagggagaaaagggggaaaaaagggggcttggagggtttggggaaggtgggggggggtctggTGGCTGTGGTCTGTGAGGGGGGAGACGCGAGGGAGGTCGAAGGGTGCAGGGGGACCCTGTCCTGAAGGGGCTCGGTGCCCTAAAAGCTGGGTGAAGTTAGAGCCTGCCATCCCCTTGCCATCTGTTTTGTGGGGCTGCACCATCCCCTACATGTCTGGAGGCTGCTGTCTGTCTGCTTTGGGGCACATTCGTGTCTGTAGGGCTAGGCTGAAAGTCCTTTAGTTTACCCTTGTGCCCCTCTCACCAAACAAAACCTCAGGCCAAACGCTGCCTTGAGATTCCCTTGCGTCGTTGCCTCCAAATAAATGAGGGGGTCCTACCCCAACGTGATCAATTTGCTGTAAGATAATTTCACTAacgcagcagcagaagaaactaAAACAGGTTAAGTGTAAGGTCAGCACCACAGGAAACAGTTTAACGCCATTTGGCCTTTTAATCACTTGGCACCGTTAATAGTCTCTTCTGTGATTCAGAGCCAGCCCAGATGTGTTTGAATCCCgtatggaaaaaagaaatgaagtgaaaaagcAGCCAGTGGGACACTCCAAACAAGCCGAGTTTGTCAGATGTATGGAAGAAAAGGCAAGGccaatttttctttgtaatttgcATGCAGTGAAGCTGTAATTCTGTCATTTATGTAATATCAGCATAGAGCTATAACCATACAGCATTCTTGCTGCTAAGGAGCCCCAGAATTTTACTCTCTAGTGGCTAAGAACATAATTCTGTATTCCAACATGTTATTTAGCTATTTTCCTAGGCAGTAGGCTCTGAGCTTGAGGGCttagttaaatatttaattcattcCAGATTAGCTTGGCCAGATGGAGTGACATCAGCTTGCATTTATCATTCTGTagtgaatttaaaaaacaaaagttcaACAATACCAGATcctaattaaataatattttcctttaactaATCCTTTCTGACCTTGTAATTCATAATTTGCATGAAGTTACTGCTTACCTTTCTTTATCAATAACTTACTACAGTGCATTTTATTATAGTAATGTTTAAGTATCTTAAATTTGAGCTTATACTTGGAAGATTTTGTCAGCAGGCATGATATGCATGCCAGGAAAGGCAAATAAATGTTACTAAAGCGTCagcaatgaaaattaaagaaggATGTTTTCTTCTAGGCAGAAGGCTTGGGCACGAAGATGTCAAAGGGAGGATTCACACGGGATAAGGTGAGGGAAATGAACCAAAGCGTTAGAGGATGTGCCAGCAAATAAAGGATGGATGTTAATTTGTAGTGTTACCATCAGTACTTTGCCCAAGAGCTTTTTGAGGTACAAGTAATGTTTCTTATGCTGCACTTCATAATAAGATTTTCATTTGCTATTGGGATTATGTTCAAGTCTTAAACCTCTTTGCTGTCTGGGTTTTTATTATCAAGTCCTTTTCTCTCAGATATCCTGGAAGTTCCTGCTAGTTAGAGAATCTGAAAGCTTGCAGTAATACATCAAAATGGTTAAGCTGTCTCTgcaatgttaaaatatatttccagcATTCAGCCAGTAGAGGGACAAGAGGATGGTTTTATTCTCTTCAACGTATCTGTATTTTAGCTATCTTTGTAAAGCTGCCAGCAGAACGTGTGTCTGGAGCAAAGTGTGTTCTGTGTCCTGACAGCATCTTTTATATTCTGCTTCAATGTATGAATCCACTTTTCATTGTGTCACTACTTAACTATTTACTAGTTTCTATGGCAACTAAGAGAACTAAGATGCATTGTAAATTGAATTAAGTTCCTCTGGCTTGATTTTGTTCTATGTAGTTGCATCCATCCATTCATTCTGGATTCTCACTTGAATCAGAGAACTGTTAACCACAACAGATTCCTTACGCTCTCTCTTGCAGACACTTGATTCGATTCTTAACGTGGAGATGGTGAAAGACAAATCAGCAGAGGAAATCAAACAGGTGATGGATTTAAATAGACTGAACTTTGTTCTACATCTGTGCTTAATAGTAATTTACGTGGGAGAATGGgaattttacttgaaaataagACTGAAAAGTAAAACGTGGCTGTGGCTgtatgtttataaaaaaaaaaaaagtacatccACATGTATATCAATAGTAGAAGGTATTTTTCTATGTATAGGGAAGTCCACCTAGAATGTACCCCCATGATAATAGTTTACATTTGGACTTGATCACTCAAAAGCTCTCTGCTGTATCTTACCACTGCCATTTAATGTGTAGCTGTTTAATTGGCATCAGCAAGATCCTGCCAGGTTTGAAGACAGGTAGAGGGAAATCCTGGCAGTAGCTCACGTGGATTTTGCTGTGACTATTTTGCAGGAATTAAAGCTTTTGCCATCTTCTATCTTCGTTTGTATTATGTCATTCAGGAGCCTTTGTCCCCATACTAAAGATGGTTAGGGTTAGAAGGAGGCGGATGTGTTTGTTTCAAGGACAATGTGAATCAAGTTATTCTACCTAACATCTTCTTGTTTTGTACTGCATTCCCTTTTATCTGGTTATAAGTAATTTCTGTTCCATATTTCTGATGTTGCTTGAGTTGGGTCTGGTAGGTTTTTCCTAATCAAATTGTATGCCAAGAAACTTTATGTAGGCATGCTCGTTTACGGGCAGCAAAACATTCAAAGGAGCCTTCTGGCAGGACTTAAAGCAGACGCCTTGATGCTTTCCTGATAGCTTGAAAACATTATAGAAGCGATTGTGTTCTGCAGGGAATGACGTGGGACCAGTTGTAGCAGGGAGTGGATtcaataacatttcttttgagTTTCCCCGTTTCATTGCTTAAATGTTTTACTGG
The sequence above is drawn from the Anas acuta chromosome 8, bAnaAcu1.1, whole genome shotgun sequence genome and encodes:
- the EFCAB14 gene encoding EF-hand calcium-binding domain-containing protein 14 isoform X3, producing MKKRKELNALLGLAADGRRKKAAKKGSGHRLLRTEPPASDSESSSPEEEEEELGGARGRFAKGDYLRCCKLCYPLCAFVILAACVVACVGLVWMQVALKEDLDVIKEKFRTMESNQKTSFQEIPKLNEDLVQKQKQLEQIETGELGLSKIWINITEINKQTVANIGSTLTSVSHDVENIQTAIEEYKKSIEILQNDVIFTCCYTHVEPWESFLLCDTEYCSWCNSLHHVLRMKELKQITSFPSTALPRTERNQTENCKQESQSLHAALEELNNSVVAYQKLNDIKLLNVDSAIGNLSRRVTLLENSPFAVNKLDKRDNLSTSAGNDTTTSLKVENEDQLDNETHSNKELKEPGTRDSQVLKLREKLQMISALTSKPENDRPNEASKNVESSLSTTAKPTDLSRLASRSADDNTEKNGQLRHLSLPGISSMEDLQKLFEKSPEDADGKLSFEDLQKLLGSTAQESEIFKKFDTDGDEKYSLQELRLALGI
- the EFCAB14 gene encoding EF-hand calcium-binding domain-containing protein 14 isoform X6, whose translation is MKKRKELNALLGLAADGRRKKAAKKGSGHRLLRTEPPASDSESSSPEEEEEELGGARGRFAKGDYLRCCKLCYPLCAFVILAACVVACVGLVWMQVALKEDLDVIKEKFRTMESNQKTSFQEIPKLNEDLVQKQKQLEQIETGELGLSKIWINITEINKQISLLTSTVNHLKTNIKSASDLIYLPVTVEKLQKTVANIGSTLTSVSHDVENIQTAIEEYKKSIEILQNDVIFTCCYTHVEPWESFLLCDTEYCSWCNSLHHVLRMKELKQITSFPSTALPRTERNQTENCKQESQSLHAALEELNNSVVAYQKLNDIKLLNVDSAIGNLSRRVTLLENSPFAVNKLDKRDNLSTSAGNDTTTSLKVENEDQLDNETHSNKELKEPGTRDSQVLKLREKLQMISALTSKPENDRPNEASKNDLQKLFEKSPEDADGKLSFEDLQKLLGSTAQESEIFKKFDTDGDEKYSLQELRLALGI
- the EFCAB14 gene encoding EF-hand calcium-binding domain-containing protein 14 isoform X1, coding for MKKRKELNALLGLAADGRRKKAAKKGSGHRLLRTEPPASDSESSSPEEEEEELGGARGRFAKGDYLRCCKLCYPLCAFVILAACVVACVGLVWMQVALKEDLDVIKEKFRTMESNQKTSFQEIPKLNEDLVQKQKQLEQIETGELGLSKIWINITEINKQISLLTSTVNHLKTNIKSASDLIYLPVTVEKLQKTVANIGSTLTSVSHDVENIQTAIEEYKKSIEILQNDVIFTCCYTHVEPWESFLLCDTEYCSWCNSLHHVLRMKELKQITSFPSTALPRTERNQTENCKQESQSLHAALEELNNSVVAYQKLNDIKLLNVDSAIGNLSRRVTLLENSPFAVNKLDKRDNLSTSAGNDTTTSLKVENEDQLDNETHSNKELKEPGTRDSQVLKLREKLQMISALTSKPENDRPNEASKNVESSLSTTAKPTDLSRLASRSADDNTEKNGQLRHLSLPGISSMEDLQKLFEKSPEDADGKLSFEDLQKLLGSTAQESEIFKKFDTDGDEKYSLQELRLALGI
- the EFCAB14 gene encoding EF-hand calcium-binding domain-containing protein 14 isoform X2, whose amino-acid sequence is MKKRKELNALLGLAADGRRKKAAKKGSGHRLLRTEPPASDSESSSPEEEEEELGGARGRFAKGDYLRCCKLCYPLCAFVILAACVVACVGLVWMQVALKEDLDVIKEKFRTMESNQKTSFQEIPKLNEDLVQKQKQLEQIETGELGLSKIWINITEINKQISLLTSTVNHLKTNIKSASDLIYLPVTVEKLQKTVANIGSTLTSVSHDVENIQTAIEEYKKSIEILQNDVIFTCCYTHVEPWESFLLCDTEYCSWCNSLHHVLRMELKQITSFPSTALPRTERNQTENCKQESQSLHAALEELNNSVVAYQKLNDIKLLNVDSAIGNLSRRVTLLENSPFAVNKLDKRDNLSTSAGNDTTTSLKVENEDQLDNETHSNKELKEPGTRDSQVLKLREKLQMISALTSKPENDRPNEASKNVESSLSTTAKPTDLSRLASRSADDNTEKNGQLRHLSLPGISSMEDLQKLFEKSPEDADGKLSFEDLQKLLGSTAQESEIFKKFDTDGDEKYSLQELRLALGI
- the EFCAB14 gene encoding EF-hand calcium-binding domain-containing protein 14 isoform X7, whose protein sequence is MKKRKELNALLGLAADGRRKKAAKKGSGHRLLRTEPPASDSESSSPEEEEEELGGARGRFAKGDYLRCCKLCYPLCAFVILAACVVACVGLVWMQVALKEDLDVIKEKFRTMESNQKTSFQEIPKLNEDLVQKQKQLEQIETGELGLSKIWINITEINKQTVANIGSTLTSVSHDVENIQTAIEEYKKSIEILQNDVKELKQITSFPSTALPRTERNQTENCKQESQSLHAALEELNNSVVAYQKLNDIKLLNVDSAIGNLSRRVTLLENSPFAVNKLDKRDNLSTSAGNDTTTSLKVENEDQLDNETHSNKELKEPGTRDSQVLKLREKLQMISALTSKPENDRPNEASKNVESSLSTTAKPTDLSRLASRSADDNTEKNGQLRHLSLPGISSMEDLQKLFEKSPEDADGKLSFEDLQKLLGSTAQESEIFKKFDTDGDEKYSLQELRLALGI
- the EFCAB14 gene encoding EF-hand calcium-binding domain-containing protein 14 isoform X4; protein product: MKKRKELNALLGLAADGRRKKAAKKGSGHRLLRTEPPASDSESSSPEEEEEELGGARGRFAKGDYLRCCKLCYPLCAFVILAACVVACVGLVWMQVALKEDLDVIKEKFRTMESNQKTSFQEIPKLNEDLVQKQKQLEQIETGELGLSKIWINITEINKQISLLTSTVNHLKTNIKSASDLIYLPVTVEKLQKTVANIGSTLTSVSHDVENIQTAIEEYKKSIEILQNDVKELKQITSFPSTALPRTERNQTENCKQESQSLHAALEELNNSVVAYQKLNDIKLLNVDSAIGNLSRRVTLLENSPFAVNKLDKRDNLSTSAGNDTTTSLKVENEDQLDNETHSNKELKEPGTRDSQVLKLREKLQMISALTSKPENDRPNEASKNVESSLSTTAKPTDLSRLASRSADDNTEKNGQLRHLSLPGISSMEDLQKLFEKSPEDADGKLSFEDLQKLLGSTAQESEIFKKFDTDGDEKYSLQELRLALGI